Genomic window (Paraglaciecola psychrophila 170):
GTCAAAGCGAATGAAATTTTATCTCGTCCGGGTATGAGTGAACTTCAAGATGCTGAAATATCCACGGTTACCGATGCAGTTCAGGCTTGGCGTAATGCCGGCGATGATGAAAAAGCCAAAGAGTTTTTAAAACTCAGCCAAGAAAAGCTCAAAGGTATTGAGGACGGTAATGAAAAAACAGTCTCAGGTATGTTGGTCGCAAAAGGCGAAGATGCCATCGGCGAAAGAAGACCACAAGCCCTTGAATTTAATAAAATTGGATTGCAAAAATACACCAGCAAACAATATATTGCAGCGACGGACGACTTCTATCAAGCTTATCTATTATTCCCGCGTGAGTTGGCTTTTAGCCTCAACTTATTGCAAGGCTTAGTCGATGCAGAGTTACTTTTCTACAAAAAAGTGAACACCCTTGAGTTTTTAACAGAACTACAAAATCGTTACCTCAATGAAGGTAATAAAAAACGTTTAGAAGAAATTGTCAGTCGTATCACCAAGAAAAAAGATGTATATTTTATCTCAACTTTGGCCAAGGATGAGACGAGTCAAGAAAGGGATAAATAAGCCGCTAATGTCACTTCACATTAACAATAAAACACAATTTAAAATATAGGTGAGTTGTGCTTAATAATAAAATTTACATATTCGTGCTTGTTGTTTATTTGTGTTTACAAGCAACATCTTGTTTTGCTTCAGATAAAAAAGAATCAACAACGTTATATTTCGATCTGGGAGAAAAAGGTGGTTGGGTGCCTTTTAGAAATGCAGAGAAAAACGGCGGAACCAGCGTTTTCACAGATTTATCAAAAGCTTTGGAAGCTGATTCAGGTATTCAGTTTCAAACTGTCAATTTCCCTCAAAAACGAGCAGACAAAGCACTCATAGATGGCTTGGTCGACTTTGATTTCACTTGCCTTGAATGGTTTAAAGGCAATGACCCTGGACCGGAATTTGTGGCAACTGAGCCCTTTTTTGAAATTACAGAATATATAATATCATTAAAGAAAAACACCCACTTATTTCCGACTCCAGAATCTATTTTTGGAAGTCGTGTGGGTACTATTTCAGGTTATCTATACTTTGACGATGACAAGTTTACTCGTACAGATTTTCT
Coding sequences:
- a CDS encoding substrate-binding periplasmic protein; the protein is MLNNKIYIFVLVVYLCLQATSCFASDKKESTTLYFDLGEKGGWVPFRNAEKNGGTSVFTDLSKALEADSGIQFQTVNFPQKRADKALIDGLVDFDFTCLEWFKGNDPGPEFVATEPFFEITEYIISLKKNTHLFPTPESIFGSRVGTISGYLYFDDDKFTRTDFLNESRLVLGLKNDRFKVIILERETAKYWAKINNTEIDFAALHTSGNLVMRLRKEHSALIPLLNQAVQRMKTSGKLQAILSSHGIDSKIY